One region of Sulfurisphaera ohwakuensis genomic DNA includes:
- a CDS encoding gamma-glutamyltransferase family protein encodes MKVAYGKKVVATQNYIASYVGAKVLENGGNAFDAAIAISATLSVVLPYTSGLGGDGFLLAKTPEGIIAYNGSGWAPKGLNVEKIPSSRHPSTVVVPGLVDLWNFLIERYTSMSTYELLKPAISLATNGFYVSKSLYKAIKNSSNMPESWIKTYGNLNAGDKVKLNEMGQVLKIIAKDPREFYEGKITEEIVSGLRKQGVNVDFSDFANFKGEEVKPLKTTYKDYTLYELPPNTQGISTLQALKLAELSNVNKLPYDDEKRINEHVKIYGIVYSDRNNYIADPRFYPLDVDLLDERYLRNRMKEFRVMIEKMNTQDTTFFVVSDGENEIGFIQSLFFAFGSGIVVKDIPFNNRGFGFTEGRNKPEPRKRPLHTLSILMAEKEDENLIIGCAGGDLRPQIHSQVFEYYADYGLEIDEAIEAPRFMFLGSRIVAEKRLKTKHEQLDYYSPEVGVVQALKSNKKYNIAVADPRSEGIALVAN; translated from the coding sequence ATGAAAGTAGCTTATGGAAAGAAAGTCGTCGCTACGCAAAATTATATAGCAAGTTATGTAGGTGCAAAAGTTTTAGAGAATGGCGGGAATGCTTTTGACGCTGCAATAGCTATAAGCGCAACTTTATCAGTAGTTTTACCATATACAAGCGGATTAGGTGGTGATGGGTTTTTATTAGCAAAGACTCCAGAAGGAATAATAGCCTATAACGGATCTGGATGGGCACCTAAAGGTTTAAATGTAGAAAAAATACCTTCATCTAGACATCCCTCTACAGTAGTCGTACCGGGATTAGTGGATCTATGGAATTTTCTAATTGAAAGATATACCAGTATGAGTACCTATGAGCTATTAAAACCGGCAATAAGCCTAGCTACTAATGGATTTTATGTAAGTAAATCCCTTTACAAAGCTATAAAGAACTCGTCTAATATGCCAGAAAGTTGGATTAAAACTTATGGTAACCTTAACGCTGGCGATAAAGTTAAATTAAATGAAATGGGGCAAGTTTTAAAGATTATTGCTAAAGATCCCAGAGAGTTTTACGAAGGAAAAATTACTGAAGAAATTGTTTCTGGATTAAGGAAACAAGGCGTTAACGTGGATTTTTCAGATTTTGCTAACTTTAAGGGAGAAGAAGTGAAACCCTTAAAAACTACCTATAAAGATTACACATTATACGAACTACCTCCAAATACTCAAGGGATCTCGACACTCCAGGCACTTAAATTAGCAGAATTAAGTAATGTTAATAAGTTACCTTATGATGATGAGAAGAGAATAAATGAACATGTTAAAATATATGGTATAGTATATAGTGACAGAAATAACTATATAGCAGATCCGAGGTTTTATCCATTAGATGTTGATTTACTAGATGAAAGATATCTTAGGAATAGAATGAAAGAATTCAGAGTAATGATAGAAAAAATGAATACACAGGATACAACTTTCTTTGTGGTTTCTGATGGTGAGAATGAAATAGGGTTTATACAAAGTTTATTCTTTGCATTTGGCTCTGGTATAGTTGTTAAGGACATTCCATTTAATAATAGAGGATTTGGATTTACTGAAGGAAGAAATAAACCAGAACCTAGGAAAAGACCTTTGCATACTCTTTCTATTCTGATGGCTGAAAAGGAGGATGAGAATTTGATAATAGGATGTGCTGGAGGCGATTTGAGACCGCAGATTCATTCTCAAGTTTTTGAATATTATGCTGATTATGGGTTAGAAATTGATGAAGCGATAGAGGCTCCAAGGTTTATGTTTCTAGGAAGCAGAATAGTAGCTGAGAAGAGATTAAAGACAAAACATGAACAGCTTGATTACTATTCCCCAGAAGTTGGAGTTGTTCAAGCACTCAAAAGTAACAAAAAATACAATATTGCTGTAGCTGATCCTAGAAGTGAAGGGATTGCTTTAGTCGCTAATTAA
- a CDS encoding MazG nucleotide pyrophosphohydrolase domain-containing protein gives MEVKYVQEKLKEMYFKKDSERGVYATFTWLVEEIGELAEALLSNNKDSIEEELADVIAWAFSIANLANIDVEEALRKKYKL, from the coding sequence TTGGAGGTTAAATACGTGCAAGAAAAATTAAAAGAAATGTATTTTAAGAAAGACTCAGAAAGAGGAGTATATGCAACATTTACATGGCTAGTCGAAGAAATTGGAGAATTAGCTGAAGCCTTGCTCTCTAACAACAAGGATTCGATTGAAGAGGAGTTGGCTGATGTAATAGCCTGGGCTTTTTCAATAGCAAATCTTGCTAATATTGATGTAGAAGAAGCTTTAAGGAAGAAATACAAACTATGA
- a CDS encoding tRNA(Met) cytidine acetyltransferase TmcA encodes MDKQEFFKLLENSIVDGIKRYYRNLVFIQDKNYLNHVKEILQLYLKINSKPSIAYAFHPWVKGAKDRLNEIRNLVDVLDIDYSSSDRYLGSTFDVVILDLIDNFEPNYIGRLIDLVRGGGIGILYTDNLIEHKLFRNSIIKNGNIRDVYEKRFLRKLNEHQGIFMIINSDYIAKPFNGEVKEKPSPQIPKKFSMPLELHKLCMSKDQNKVLESFNTIRGGGKKVFVITSARGRGKSAVTGLGLAGLISKIEKKKKFKVVVTAPSSTSISQLMLFLKKGLDALSIPYKSKDSIYGYPLSIEGSNFKVYYEIPEATLEDEGDLLVVDEAAAIGIGYIDSAIKTWKKVVLVTTVHGYEGSGKAFLRYLKRILTTRKVSVVWQELIKPLRYAEGDPVEKWLYDTLLLDAEPDEPPQNVSHVIYESANVEEIFNDDHKLRQIYGILVTAHYRNNPNDLMIMADGVHHKIKTLSTLDGKYIGVVQIAQEGDLPDSLIDLALKGGTFDGDLIPDRLIKHVRLRDFGKMKGWRIVRIAIVQELQDKGLGSTMLNMVEESAKEEGVDWVGSAFMGDARVLNFWIKNGYVPVHVSPKKNEKLGDYPVVVIKPISETAVKATFIASMILKDKILNTLHDIYFSMDPEIARIILNGIKVHKEINVNRIYVDKVLAFVQGVSPYESSADGIHMITLKYFWDAKRDWSLTPEQEIILIAKVLQGRPWRFTSSSLNSNRTTINELLYEAVAELLYRYYNLTPDSKGGLEIKNLDDEFHTNEL; translated from the coding sequence ATGGACAAACAAGAATTCTTTAAACTTCTTGAAAATAGTATCGTTGATGGTATTAAAAGATACTATAGAAATTTAGTGTTTATTCAAGATAAGAATTATCTAAATCATGTAAAAGAAATTTTACAGCTTTACCTCAAAATTAACTCAAAACCCTCTATTGCTTATGCATTCCATCCATGGGTTAAAGGGGCAAAAGATAGACTTAATGAAATTCGTAATTTAGTAGACGTTCTAGATATAGATTATTCATCATCAGATAGATATTTAGGATCAACTTTCGATGTTGTAATTCTAGATCTGATCGATAACTTCGAACCAAATTATATAGGAAGGTTAATTGATTTAGTGAGAGGTGGAGGAATAGGTATATTATACACTGATAATTTAATAGAACATAAATTGTTTAGAAATTCTATAATTAAGAACGGAAATATACGAGATGTATATGAGAAGAGGTTTTTAAGAAAACTTAATGAACATCAAGGAATTTTTATGATTATTAATTCTGATTATATAGCAAAACCATTTAATGGAGAGGTTAAAGAAAAACCCTCACCTCAAATTCCTAAGAAATTCTCTATGCCTTTAGAATTACATAAACTTTGTATGAGTAAAGATCAGAACAAAGTCCTAGAAAGTTTTAATACCATTAGGGGTGGGGGAAAGAAAGTTTTCGTAATAACATCGGCTAGGGGTAGAGGAAAGAGTGCAGTAACAGGTTTAGGGCTAGCTGGATTAATTTCAAAAATAGAAAAAAAGAAGAAATTTAAAGTAGTTGTAACTGCCCCATCATCAACTAGTATTTCCCAACTAATGCTTTTTCTTAAAAAAGGATTAGATGCATTATCAATTCCCTATAAGAGTAAAGACTCAATATACGGTTACCCACTATCCATAGAAGGTTCAAATTTCAAAGTTTATTATGAAATTCCAGAGGCAACGCTAGAAGATGAAGGAGATCTTTTAGTTGTTGATGAAGCTGCAGCTATAGGTATTGGATACATAGATTCAGCAATCAAAACGTGGAAGAAAGTAGTACTAGTTACTACAGTACATGGTTATGAAGGTTCTGGTAAGGCGTTTCTAAGATACTTAAAGAGAATTCTTACTACGAGAAAAGTTTCTGTAGTGTGGCAAGAGCTCATTAAACCACTTAGATATGCGGAAGGAGATCCAGTAGAAAAATGGTTATATGATACACTTCTTCTTGATGCAGAACCCGATGAACCTCCACAAAATGTAAGCCACGTAATATACGAATCAGCAAATGTTGAAGAAATCTTTAACGATGATCATAAATTAAGACAAATATATGGTATACTTGTCACTGCACATTATAGGAATAATCCTAACGATTTAATGATAATGGCTGATGGGGTTCATCATAAGATTAAGACTTTAAGTACATTAGACGGTAAATATATTGGTGTAGTACAAATAGCTCAAGAAGGTGACTTGCCAGATAGTCTTATCGATTTAGCATTAAAAGGTGGTACTTTTGATGGAGATCTAATACCGGATAGATTAATAAAACACGTAAGGCTTAGAGACTTCGGTAAAATGAAGGGATGGAGAATAGTCAGAATAGCTATAGTTCAAGAACTCCAAGATAAGGGTCTAGGTAGTACAATGTTGAATATGGTAGAGGAGAGTGCTAAGGAAGAGGGTGTGGATTGGGTTGGTTCAGCATTTATGGGGGATGCAAGAGTATTGAACTTTTGGATAAAAAATGGTTATGTCCCAGTTCATGTATCTCCTAAGAAAAATGAGAAACTTGGTGATTATCCAGTTGTGGTGATAAAACCAATTAGCGAGACTGCTGTAAAAGCAACGTTTATTGCTTCTATGATATTAAAAGACAAGATACTTAATACATTACATGATATATACTTTAGCATGGATCCAGAAATTGCTAGAATAATATTAAATGGCATAAAAGTGCATAAAGAGATTAATGTAAATAGGATTTATGTAGATAAGGTTCTTGCTTTTGTTCAAGGTGTTAGCCCCTACGAATCTTCAGCGGATGGAATACACATGATTACCTTAAAGTACTTCTGGGATGCAAAAAGAGATTGGTCATTAACGCCAGAACAAGAAATTATATTGATAGCGAAAGTTTTGCAAGGGAGACCGTGGAGATTTACTTCTTCTAGTTTAAACTCTAATAGAACTACAATAAATGAATTATTATATGAGGCTGTAGCAGAACTTCTTTATAGGTACTATAATTTAACGCCAGATTCAAAAGGAGGATTAGAGATAAAAAATTTAGATGATGAGTTTCACACAAATGAGCTGTGA
- a CDS encoding cytochrome C oxidase assembly protein, producing the protein MINEILGYITTILAGSAIVLGGIVEGYGYGLSLGTNWPYTNNIVELAGKGDPEAIHRIVATLVGIFSLILLIIDFNTITIIGFISIVATALLGMATLYVLAGKLPSIFQGFHDIAAYTTFITYLILATDYISPSKYIGFLISAITPPHFLYFVIFMGGVVTGTRRMKLSIGDVRKPKNRLQWAWVIHGIVAAIFFIALIILRYWIPLVFALIESAVGLWTYYQINKNPTKPGAVIGLHQLFSLAVVVSLIFFS; encoded by the coding sequence ATGATAAATGAAATTTTAGGATACATAACGACTATTTTAGCTGGATCAGCAATAGTACTTGGGGGCATTGTAGAGGGATATGGCTATGGATTATCTTTAGGAACTAATTGGCCTTATACTAATAATATAGTAGAACTAGCTGGAAAAGGAGACCCAGAGGCTATACATAGAATTGTAGCTACATTGGTAGGAATATTTTCCCTAATACTTCTCATTATAGATTTCAACACAATAACTATTATTGGTTTTATTAGTATTGTTGCTACTGCTCTTTTAGGGATGGCTACCTTGTACGTACTAGCTGGTAAATTACCTTCAATATTTCAAGGTTTTCATGATATAGCCGCTTATACAACATTCATTACTTATCTTATTTTAGCAACTGATTACATATCTCCATCAAAATATATTGGATTTCTTATAAGTGCAATAACTCCTCCTCATTTTCTTTATTTTGTAATATTTATGGGCGGTGTTGTTACTGGAACTAGAAGAATGAAATTAAGTATTGGTGATGTTAGAAAGCCTAAGAATAGACTTCAATGGGCATGGGTTATCCATGGTATAGTAGCTGCTATATTTTTCATAGCATTAATTATTCTAAGATACTGGATACCATTAGTATTTGCACTTATAGAAAGTGCAGTAGGATTATGGACTTATTATCAAATAAACAAAAATCCCACTAAACCTGGGGCTGTAATAGGTTTACATCAATTGTTTTCTCTTGCTGTAGTAGTATCACTAATATTTTTCAGCTGA
- a CDS encoding APC family permease produces MGLAKGSLSIREAYGQAMAVTAPLGSVVSTTTAAIAYAGKAVVFATVLALIGSALWIYTLTRYSSKVASAGGYYTYGAAAWRKRTLAYYEAVIEVIAYSALNAVNALAIYLLIQTYSQIVNVTIPDYVLYLFIALGLLYPTIISFTTHIRSLLGKIVSVSATLEVIMLYAMFIYAVATKGFSLSYFSPSGASLSAIGTAMILSIVSISGAGASTYLGEESKVPRKTITFGMWLSLIIGGSAILAGTYGLVALWNGSLTSLENSNQPLIQELFAFGLPIVMIGLLMSINSLLASNIGTTVGSARVLFNLAREKAMPKLFEKTNKTQEPIMATMFVGILSALFAIFSIIITGSVQNAFNEISVVTSVFWLAGRIIDGFGVPVFYWRINSLSLPVLIIPVSATLINTTGVILSFQTPDVFQSLSILVILLSATIWYIAKARKGLAGTYVVDDNNELVSIDEYIEKLKKERSVVSQT; encoded by the coding sequence ATGGGACTTGCTAAAGGATCTTTGAGTATAAGAGAAGCTTACGGCCAAGCTATGGCAGTTACTGCACCATTAGGTAGTGTAGTTTCTACTACAACAGCCGCAATTGCTTATGCTGGTAAGGCAGTAGTTTTTGCCACAGTTTTAGCTCTAATTGGTAGTGCATTATGGATTTACACACTTACAAGGTATTCATCAAAAGTAGCCTCGGCTGGAGGATATTATACATATGGTGCAGCAGCGTGGAGAAAAAGAACTCTTGCCTATTATGAAGCTGTAATTGAAGTTATAGCTTATTCAGCTCTAAATGCAGTAAACGCTTTAGCGATATATTTACTCATTCAAACTTACTCACAAATAGTTAATGTTACTATCCCCGATTACGTATTATACTTATTTATTGCTTTAGGTTTGCTTTATCCAACAATAATCTCATTTACGACTCATATAAGAAGTTTGTTAGGTAAAATAGTTAGTGTAAGTGCTACGCTAGAAGTTATTATGCTTTACGCAATGTTCATTTATGCCGTAGCAACTAAGGGCTTTAGTTTATCTTATTTTAGTCCTTCTGGTGCATCATTAAGCGCTATAGGTACTGCTATGATATTATCAATTGTAAGCATATCTGGTGCTGGTGCATCAACATATCTAGGCGAAGAATCTAAAGTACCTAGAAAAACAATAACATTTGGTATGTGGTTGTCTTTAATAATTGGTGGTTCTGCAATACTAGCTGGTACTTATGGTTTAGTCGCTCTATGGAACGGTTCTTTAACAAGTTTAGAAAATTCTAATCAACCACTTATTCAAGAGTTATTTGCATTTGGGCTTCCTATAGTGATGATCGGATTGCTAATGTCAATAAATAGTTTATTAGCGTCTAATATAGGTACAACTGTAGGCAGTGCTAGGGTTCTATTTAATTTAGCTAGAGAAAAAGCTATGCCTAAATTATTCGAAAAAACTAATAAGACACAAGAACCTATTATGGCAACTATGTTCGTAGGAATTCTATCAGCTTTATTTGCAATATTTTCGATAATTATAACAGGATCAGTTCAAAATGCCTTTAACGAGATTAGTGTTGTAACAAGTGTCTTTTGGCTAGCTGGAAGGATAATAGACGGTTTTGGTGTTCCAGTATTCTATTGGAGGATTAATTCTTTATCACTGCCAGTTTTAATAATTCCAGTATCAGCTACATTAATAAATACTACTGGTGTAATTTTATCATTCCAAACACCCGATGTATTTCAGAGTCTATCAATTTTAGTAATACTTCTATCAGCAACAATATGGTACATTGCAAAAGCTAGAAAAGGATTAGCTGGAACTTATGTAGTTGACGATAACAACGAATTGGTTAGTATTGATGAATACATTGAAAAATTAAAGAAAGAAAGAAGCGTAGTAAGTCAAACTTAA
- a CDS encoding MFS transporter — protein MKTKVLFTTSISHFINDGNTWVLPTVYGFMVKYLGFSNLLVGLLGTIFFALSALASPFVSYIADKTGKPLQAMSLGIILWGLGLIILGLGIKGDNLPIIILSVIISGIASAFYHPLGASALALTYQGSGGIALGINGAMGSAGRSLYPYITLFLFDALKENMSLDMIIIGIISIIFSFPSLTIKLTFTDDKKDSNKASARTPIYVVSILTIISLFRSIFTQGVSQFLTIILLQLLGFSYNSYLGLVITGILAAAIIGQPLLGYLSDIAGRRLLQGVSTGGAVISFLLFIYTHNLFWLPLFGFFTYSNFPLTLSLTSDLVPRNSTGLANALVWGIGVTGGGAIGPLIVGFLSNVYGLVEALLIVSIFGLLSALMTPLIPRPPKRSKVPLFG, from the coding sequence GTGAAAACAAAAGTCCTTTTTACTACTTCAATATCTCATTTTATAAATGATGGAAATACCTGGGTTTTACCAACTGTCTATGGTTTTATGGTAAAATACTTAGGTTTTTCAAATCTACTTGTAGGTTTATTAGGAACAATTTTCTTTGCATTAAGCGCTTTAGCATCACCATTTGTTAGCTATATAGCTGATAAAACTGGAAAACCATTACAAGCAATGAGTTTAGGAATTATATTATGGGGACTTGGATTAATAATACTAGGCTTAGGAATTAAGGGCGATAATTTACCTATAATAATACTATCAGTAATAATTTCTGGTATTGCCTCAGCTTTTTATCATCCATTAGGTGCTTCAGCATTGGCCTTAACCTATCAAGGAAGTGGGGGCATAGCATTAGGTATAAATGGAGCTATGGGAAGTGCTGGCAGATCATTATATCCGTATATTACACTATTTCTCTTCGACGCATTAAAGGAGAACATGTCACTTGACATGATCATTATAGGTATTATTTCTATAATATTTTCTTTTCCAAGTCTAACAATAAAATTAACATTTACTGATGATAAAAAAGATAGTAACAAGGCCTCTGCTAGGACCCCAATATATGTCGTAAGTATACTGACAATTATATCTCTCTTTAGAAGTATATTTACTCAAGGAGTGTCACAATTTTTAACTATTATACTTTTGCAACTTTTAGGTTTTTCTTATAATTCATATTTAGGTCTAGTAATTACTGGAATATTAGCTGCAGCCATTATAGGCCAGCCATTACTTGGGTATCTCTCAGATATAGCTGGAAGAAGACTATTGCAAGGTGTTTCAACAGGCGGTGCAGTTATATCATTTTTACTATTCATTTATACTCATAATCTCTTTTGGTTACCATTATTTGGTTTCTTCACATATAGTAACTTCCCATTAACTTTATCATTAACAAGTGACTTAGTACCTAGAAATTCAACTGGATTAGCAAATGCGCTAGTTTGGGGAATAGGTGTTACAGGTGGAGGAGCTATTGGTCCTCTTATAGTAGGTTTTCTTAGTAATGTTTACGGCTTAGTAGAAGCACTTCTAATAGTCTCTATCTTTGGTTTACTGTCAGCATTAATGACACCTTTGATTCCAAGACCGCCAAAAAGAAGTAAAGTCCCATTGTTTGGTTAA
- a CDS encoding universal stress protein has product MKILVAYDGSDNSKKALFFTLNLLRKEDEIYLVTVIKEAPKSPEQKIIQEREEAEEKQKQVLRDLEGYKVTTEILESPDVSSAIIEYCKKINCNMIVTGSRGLTGLKKVILGSVSSALVSKADVPVLVVK; this is encoded by the coding sequence ATGAAAATCCTGGTAGCTTATGATGGATCAGATAATTCAAAAAAGGCATTGTTTTTTACACTTAATCTGTTAAGGAAGGAGGATGAAATATATCTAGTTACTGTAATTAAGGAGGCTCCTAAATCACCAGAACAAAAGATTATTCAAGAACGAGAAGAAGCGGAAGAAAAACAGAAACAAGTTTTAAGGGATTTAGAAGGGTATAAAGTGACTACAGAAATATTAGAAAGCCCAGATGTTTCTTCAGCAATAATAGAATACTGCAAAAAAATTAACTGTAATATGATAGTTACTGGTAGCAGGGGTTTAACTGGTTTGAAAAAGGTAATTTTAGGTAGTGTCTCATCTGCATTAGTAAGTAAGGCTGACGTACCAGTACTAGTTGTTAAGTAA
- a CDS encoding MFS transporter — protein MSNNPFKSIDSLKLSFNHIKIWYTAGMGFFTDAYDLLIIGYIIATIEYAHTYAGIVIPGFTEYLVGHNAAFWTGLLASSAIWTAIIGQLLFGYLGDRLGRKSVYGIEATLLTLGAFLSALAWNLPALIAFRMLMGFGIGGDYPISSTIMSEYANVKDRGKLVALVFANQGIGSIVAAVVGIVSALTLPPDIAWRVMAGIGAIPAATVIYLRRKVPETPRYSLLAKGNIEEAKKAAELLGTKLDVNKRVISKRLSVSEFFAKYGLLLIGTAGTWFILDIAFYGTGTYSSAVLAPIFGSPFPNGHVTLSLAEFQADLAKDLFLGAIPFLVGFPGYFTAVALMDKLGRKVIQLQGFVMMALIYGIVASIALTSGTKITGFIIPSTLAFAIYSLSYFFIDFGPNTTTFVIPAEVYPVRYRTTGHGISAASGKLGAAITTYLFPLLLTSIGIKNILIMLAIVSIIGAVLTYLFVPEPKHKPLEEVAKEELEEEQNVQSQ, from the coding sequence ATGTCAAACAACCCCTTCAAATCGATAGATTCTTTGAAACTTTCCTTTAATCATATAAAGATTTGGTATACTGCAGGAATGGGTTTTTTTACTGATGCATATGATCTACTAATTATAGGTTATATAATAGCCACCATAGAGTATGCACATACTTATGCAGGAATCGTTATACCGGGTTTTACTGAATATTTAGTTGGACATAATGCAGCCTTTTGGACAGGTTTATTAGCATCTTCAGCAATTTGGACAGCAATTATAGGTCAATTACTATTTGGTTATTTGGGTGACAGATTAGGAAGAAAGAGTGTTTATGGTATTGAAGCTACGCTGTTAACACTAGGTGCCTTCCTAAGTGCGTTAGCATGGAATTTGCCAGCACTTATTGCATTTAGAATGTTAATGGGATTTGGAATTGGTGGAGATTACCCAATATCTTCAACTATAATGAGTGAATATGCTAATGTTAAGGATAGAGGAAAATTAGTAGCCTTAGTATTTGCTAATCAAGGTATTGGATCTATAGTAGCTGCAGTTGTAGGTATTGTATCAGCCTTAACATTACCACCAGATATTGCATGGAGAGTGATGGCAGGTATTGGTGCTATTCCAGCTGCTACAGTTATCTATCTAAGGAGAAAAGTTCCCGAGACTCCCAGATATTCTCTACTTGCTAAGGGAAACATAGAAGAAGCTAAAAAAGCTGCCGAATTACTTGGAACAAAATTAGATGTAAATAAGCGTGTAATATCGAAGAGACTCAGTGTTTCTGAATTCTTTGCAAAATATGGTTTATTGTTAATTGGAACTGCTGGAACATGGTTTATTTTAGATATAGCATTCTATGGTACTGGTACATACTCTTCTGCTGTATTAGCTCCAATCTTTGGTAGTCCGTTTCCAAATGGCCATGTAACTTTATCATTAGCAGAGTTTCAAGCAGATTTAGCTAAAGATTTATTTCTAGGTGCAATACCATTCTTAGTTGGTTTCCCTGGATATTTCACAGCAGTAGCTTTAATGGATAAATTAGGTAGGAAAGTAATTCAATTACAAGGCTTCGTAATGATGGCTTTAATTTATGGAATTGTGGCATCAATAGCTCTAACTTCTGGAACTAAAATAACTGGATTTATAATACCATCAACTTTGGCATTTGCAATATATTCACTATCCTACTTCTTTATAGACTTCGGTCCTAATACAACTACATTCGTTATACCAGCTGAAGTTTATCCAGTAAGATATAGAACAACTGGTCATGGAATATCAGCCGCTAGTGGTAAATTAGGAGCAGCTATAACAACTTATCTATTCCCACTATTATTAACATCAATAGGTATTAAGAATATCTTAATAATGTTAGCAATAGTAAGCATTATTGGTGCAGTATTAACTTATCTCTTTGTACCAGAACCTAAACATAAACCTTTAGAGGAAGTAGCAAAAGAGGAATTAGAAGAAGAACAAAATGTGCAAAGTCAATAA